One stretch of Chryseobacterium indologenes DNA includes these proteins:
- the lgt gene encoding prolipoprotein diacylglyceryl transferase: protein MSLLYINWDVNPEIVNILGISVKYYGLLFLSGLVLCFNIVKNIYKKENLSAQAHDALFSYALIGILAGARLGHCIFYDFDYYSQHPLEIFLPIQRGPDGAYHFTGFAGLASHGGGIGLMIMLLIYSRKFKIPLMTVLDAIAIVLPLGGVFIRLANLMNSEIIGTPTHVPWAFIFHQVDNLPRHPAQLYEAISYFIIFLLVYLIYKKDIFKIGKGFYFGISILLIFIMRILIEFIKVDQVEFEHGMSLNMGQLLSIPFVLLGLFFIIKSILEKGKMKTL, encoded by the coding sequence ATGAGTTTATTATATATCAATTGGGATGTAAATCCTGAAATCGTCAACATTTTAGGTATTTCTGTCAAATACTATGGCCTGTTATTTCTTTCAGGGCTTGTTTTATGTTTTAATATTGTAAAAAACATTTATAAAAAAGAAAACCTAAGCGCACAAGCACATGATGCTCTGTTTTCTTATGCGCTTATCGGAATATTAGCCGGCGCAAGATTAGGACACTGCATCTTTTATGATTTCGATTATTATTCACAACATCCTTTAGAAATCTTCTTACCCATCCAAAGAGGTCCGGATGGAGCTTACCACTTTACAGGTTTTGCAGGACTGGCAAGCCATGGAGGTGGAATTGGGCTGATGATTATGCTTCTGATTTATTCCAGGAAGTTTAAAATACCATTAATGACTGTTTTGGATGCTATCGCTATTGTTCTTCCATTGGGTGGAGTTTTTATCAGACTTGCCAATCTTATGAATTCGGAAATCATCGGAACTCCTACACATGTTCCATGGGCTTTTATATTCCACCAGGTAGATAATCTTCCAAGACATCCTGCGCAGCTTTATGAGGCGATTTCTTATTTTATTATTTTCCTTCTTGTTTATCTAATTTATAAGAAAGACATTTTTAAAATCGGAAAAGGGTTCTATTTTGGAATCAGTATACTTTTAATATTTATTATGAGAATATTGATTGAGTTCATAAAAGTAGATCAGGTAGAATTCGAACACGGAATGAGCTTAAATATGGGACAGCTTTTAAGTATTCCTTTTGTGCTGCTGGGGCTATTCTTCATTATCAAAAGTATATTGGAAAAAGGGAAAATGAAAACCTTGTAG
- a CDS encoding polysaccharide deacetylase family protein, whose protein sequence is MKKRFIALAGSFLLLNNALYSQKIILQSSDKCSIYLTFDDGPLNGSENINDIILKEKIKISVFMVGEHVIKDKQMDTYAKYYDENPYIDEYNHSFTHANDHYEAFYNNVYKSVQDIIYNQKLLKLPYKIVRLPGRNIWRLGGRSKNDITNGIQTADQLAELGYKVVGWDIEWQHRPTDGTPIQSVNDMYTAVQKLCNSDKTFTKNNVVMLIHDEMFQKSWEESELKELIDLLRMNPNYSFEQMRFYPQ, encoded by the coding sequence ATGAAAAAACGCTTTATTGCTCTTGCAGGTTCTTTTTTACTTTTAAATAACGCATTGTATTCGCAGAAAATCATTCTTCAATCATCTGATAAATGTTCTATCTACCTCACTTTTGATGATGGTCCACTCAACGGAAGTGAAAATATCAATGATATTATTTTGAAGGAAAAGATTAAAATCAGTGTTTTCATGGTAGGAGAACATGTGATTAAAGATAAACAGATGGATACTTATGCCAAATATTATGATGAGAATCCTTACATTGATGAGTATAACCACAGTTTTACTCATGCCAATGATCATTATGAGGCATTTTATAATAATGTATACAAATCGGTACAGGATATTATATATAACCAGAAGTTATTGAAGCTGCCGTATAAGATTGTCCGCCTTCCCGGAAGAAATATCTGGAGACTGGGCGGAAGATCAAAGAATGACATTACCAACGGAATACAGACTGCGGATCAACTGGCAGAACTGGGTTATAAAGTGGTAGGATGGGATATAGAATGGCAGCATCGTCCTACTGATGGCACTCCCATTCAATCCGTTAATGATATGTATACTGCGGTTCAGAAGCTTTGTAATTCTGATAAAACATTTACCAAGAATAATGTAGTGATGCTGATTCATGATGAAATGTTTCAAAAAAGCTGGGAAGAATCAGAATTAAAAGAATTGATAGATCTTCTAAGGATGAATCCCAATTATAGCTTTGAACAGATGAGATTCTATCCTCAATAA
- a CDS encoding VIT1/CCC1 transporter family protein, translating into MHHQLEKHYVNRVGWLRAAVLGANDGLLSTTSIVIGVAAAEPERHIIILAALAGMIAGAMSMAAGEYVSVSSQEDTEKADLIREKRELEEMPEVELRELAKVYERRGCTKETAMQVAIELTEHNALEAHARDELGINEITQAKPLQAAIASFGSFAVGALLPFTVSLLAPIKQMVYFQYGFSIIFLMLLGAISARAGGSDIKIAVLRICFWGTVAMGITALVGHLFGVNVS; encoded by the coding sequence ATGCATCATCAACTGGAAAAGCATTATGTAAACCGAGTAGGATGGCTTCGCGCTGCAGTTTTGGGAGCAAATGACGGGTTATTATCTACCACAAGTATTGTTATTGGTGTTGCTGCTGCGGAGCCTGAACGGCATATCATTATTTTGGCTGCTTTGGCAGGAATGATCGCAGGAGCAATGTCTATGGCTGCTGGTGAATACGTCTCAGTAAGTTCACAGGAAGATACCGAAAAGGCAGATTTGATTCGTGAAAAACGGGAACTCGAAGAAATGCCTGAGGTAGAACTTCGGGAATTGGCAAAGGTATATGAAAGAAGAGGCTGTACAAAAGAAACAGCAATGCAGGTAGCAATTGAGCTTACAGAACATAATGCACTTGAAGCTCATGCCCGTGATGAACTTGGAATCAATGAAATTACTCAGGCAAAACCTTTACAGGCTGCAATAGCATCATTCGGATCATTTGCAGTGGGAGCATTGTTGCCATTTACAGTTTCTCTTTTAGCACCTATCAAACAGATGGTGTATTTCCAATATGGTTTTTCCATTATATTTCTGATGCTTTTAGGAGCCATTTCTGCCAGGGCAGGAGGTTCAGACATTAAAATTGCCGTACTGAGAATTTGCTTCTGGGGTACGGTGGCTATGGGGATTACCGCTTTGGTTGGACATCTTTTTGGAGTGAATGTATCCTAA